Genomic window (Streptomyces sp. NBC_00078):
CATGACACTCGTCACGACTCAGCTCCTGGGGGAGCGGCCCGGCCGTCCGGCAGACGATGTGTTGCGGCGGGCCCTGCGCGGTTGGGCCTTCGTCGTCCAGAGCGAGGAAGAGCACGCGCCGCCGGTGGACATCACGAACGCCCTCCGGTGGGTAGGCAAAGCCTCGCTGCCCCTGACGACGCTCAAGAACCCGGCAGACATCCGCAGCGTCCTCGACTCGCTCAAGCTCACCCTTTCCGGTGCCCCGGCGGCTGCTGAGACGGTGCGGCGTAAGCGGGCCGTCCTCTTCAATGCCCTGGCGTACGCGGTCGAGCGGGGGGACCTCCCGGAGAACCCGGTCACGCTTGTGAAGTGGAAGCTGCCCAAGGTGACCAAGGAAGTAGACCGCCGGGTCGTGGTGAACCCTCGGCAGGCTGCCGAACTCCTTGGCGCCGTTTCGTACGTCGGCGGGTACCGCCGGGCTCGTGGGCGCCGACTCGTCGCGCTCTTCGCCTGCATGTACTTCGGGGGTCTGCGGCCCGCGGAGGCCGTGGCCCTACGTCGTCCGGACTGCACGCTGCCGGACACCGGGTGGGGCTCGCTGATCCTGGAGAAGAGCCGTCCCACCGTCGGCAAGCGTTGGACCGGAACGGGAGAGGTCCACGACAACCGAGGCCTCAAGAATCGACCCGTGAACGAGACTCGCATCGTGCCGATTCCACCTCGCCTCGTGCGCATGCTCCGCACCCACATTGAGGAGTTCGGCACAGCCAAGGATGGTCGGCTGTTCGCCAACGAACGCGGGGGAGTGGTCGCCTCGACGACGTACTGGCGTGTCTGGGACGAGGCCCGGCACCTGGCGCTCACTCCGGAACAAGTGGCCTCGCCGCTCGCCGCCCGGCCGTACGACCTGCGGCACGCCGCGCTCTCCTCCTGGCTTAACGCGGGCGTGGACCCCACCGAGGTGGCGGAGCGCGCGGGCAACAGCGTCGAAGTGCTCTTGAGCCGGTACGCGAAGTGCCTCGACGGCAGGCAGGACCTTGCCAACCGACGGATCGCCGAACTCCTCGGGGAGGACGACGGCCAGGAGGAGGAGCTCGGCGACGAGTCCTGATCACTTACCCACACGCTTGCGGGATGATGGCCCCTGGACTACGTCCGGGGGCCTCGTCGTTTTCCGGGCTGACCTGCGGATTCCTGGCCCACGGCCAGTCCACGCATAGTCCACAGCCCCCGACATACAGCCGCTCCGAGCGGCACACGCCTGCACATACGCGAAGACCCCGGCCTCAGCGTTTCCGCTGGTGACGGGGTCTTTGGGCACCTCATACAGGGTGCCCCCGGCAGGATTCGAACCTGCGCACACGGCTCCGGAGGCCGTTGCTCTATCCCCTGAGCTACGGGGGCGTGACCGCTGCGCTGTGGGCGCTGCGACGGGTAGAACCCTACCAGCTGATCCAGGGTGTTCATGAACGGGTTTTCCGACGTCGATCGGGGCGCCACCCCTCCCTGCCCCCGCCGCCACCTTGCTGTTGTCCGCCCGTCCCCCCTGCCGTTGCTCCCACCTTTGTGCCCCCTGCCCCCGTGCCCCCTGCCGTCGCTCCGGCTGTTACCCCTGCCGTTGCTCCCACCGTCGCCTGCCCGCCACCCCACCGCACCCCGCCCACCCCCCGCTCAGGGCGGAAGTGGGGAAAACCCGGACGCGGTGGCCGGTCCCGACCTACTCTCGAGTTGTGCCAGGCGCGTCGGGTCGGGTGCTTGTTGTGGACGACAACAAGGTCATCCGGCAGCTGATCAGGGTCAATCTCGAGCTGGAGGGTTTCGAGGTGGTGACCGCGGCTGACGGTGCCGAGTGTCTGGATGTCGTTCATCAGGTGCGGCCCGATGTCGTCACCCTCGATGTCGTCATGCCCCGCTTGGATGGGCTCCGCACCGCGGCCCGGCTTCGGACCGATCCGCGCACCCGTGACCTTCCTCTCGCCATCGTCAGTGCCTGCACCTCGTACGAGGTCGAGACCGGGCTGGATGTCGGCGTCGACGCCTTCCTCGCCAAGCCCTTCGAACCTGCCGAACTCGTGCGCCTCGTGCGGGAGTTGGCCGAGCGGGGGAGGAGTGGGCGGGGCCGGGGCGATGGTGGCGAGTCGGGGCTCGGGAGTGTTCTCGGCGTGGGGGAGACCGAGCGGGCCGGGCGCGCCGGCGGCTGACAGGCGCCCGTGCCGAGCCGTGTCCGGTGTCCTCCCTGCCGGCCGGGTGCGCCTCGTCCACATCCCGGACCCTCGCCCAAACCGGTTCGCATACCCACCCCCCTCCTCCCATACGCTTGTCCCGTGACCCCCGTCGAGCTCTCCCGTACCGTGCTGTGCGCGGTGCGTCGTGCTGTCGACGAGGGGGAGCTGAGCGTGGCCGTACCGCGACGGGCCGTTGTCGCGCCTCCCGGGCCCGGTGGCTGTGGTGACTACGCCACCAACATCGCCCTCCAGCTCGCGCGGCCGGCCGGGCTGCCGCCTCTGCGTGTCGCGGAGATCCTGCAGCGGCACCTCGTCCGGACGGACGGTGTCGCCGAAGTCGTCGTCACCGGGCCGGGGTTCATCAACATCAGCCTGCAGGGGGCAGCGGGTTCCGCCGCAGCCAATCTCACCCGCGAGATCCTCCGCGCGGGCGCTGCGTACGGTCACGGCGACGCCCTCGCCGGGCAGGTCGTCGAGGTGCGTATCCCGTACGACGTCCGAGCCGAAGTCGTCGCCGACGCCCTCGTGCGCATCGTCGGATCCCAGGGCGGTCGCGTCGAGGTCGCCCACGGCGAACCCGTGAACCTGCGGCCCGTCCCGGCGCCCGACGACCCCGCCCTCCTCGGCCCCGATGCCGCACGCTGGGCGCTCCTGCACCCCGCAGCCCACGACCGGCCCCGTATCACCGCCGATCACCTGGTCCAGCGCGAGAGCAACCCGCTCTTCCGCGTCCGTTACGCCCACGCCCGCACCCGGGCCCTCAGCCGTAACGCCGCCGACCTGGGCTTCACCCCCGAGCCCGGTCACGTGGAAGCAGAAGTAGAAGTAGAAGTAGAAACACAAGCAGAAGCACGCGCAGAAGCACGCGCAGAAGCCCAAGCCGAAGTGGACGCATGCCCGAAGGACGACATCAGCCGTCTTCTCGCCGTCCTCGCAGACCACCCCCGTGTCCTCGCCCGTGCGGCAGCGCACCGCACGCCCGACAGTCTGGCCCGGCAGCTCGTCACCGTCGCCGATGCCGTCCTCGCTGTCCTGCCCAGCGTGCTCCCGCGCGGCGACGAGAAACCCTCGGCCGCCCACCGTGCCCGGCTCGCGCTCGCCGAAGCCGCCGGGGCGGTGCTGGCCGGTGGCCTGTCCTTGCTCGGCATCGACGCACCCCTACACCTCTGAAAGACGACTGAAGATGAGCCGTTCCGCACACCCCGCCGGGCCCCGTCACGCCGACGTCCTCCCCGAGGGTCATTACTCCGCCCCGCCCACCGATCTGAACGACCTCGATCCGAAGGTGTGGGCCCAGACCGTCAGCCGGGACACGGGCGGTGTCGTCACCGTCGGTGGCATCGACGTCAAGCGGATCGCCGAGGAGTTCGGCACGCCCGCCTACGTCCTCGACGAGGCCGACTTCCGGGCGCGGGCGCGGGCCTGGCGCAGTGCCTTCGGGGCCGACGCCGACGTCTTCTACGCCGGCAAGGCGTTCCTGTCGCGTGCCGTCGTGCGCTGGCTGCACGAGGAAGGGCTCAATCTGGACGTGTGCTCCGGGGGCGAGCTGGCCACCGCCCTCTCGGCCGGCATGCCCGCCGACCGCATCGCCTTCCACGGCAACAACAAGTCGGCGGAAGAGATCCGGCGGGCCGTCGAGGCGGGTGTCGGGCGGATCGTGCTCGATTCCTTCCAGGAGATCGTCCGGGTCGCGCACATCGCGAAGGAACTCGGCAGGCGGCAGCGCGTGCAGATCCGTATCACCGTCGGTGTGGAGGCGCATACGCACGAGTTCATCGCCACCGCCCACGAGGACCAGAAGTTCGGCATTCCGCTGGCCGGCGGGCAGGCGGCGGAAGCGGTCCGCCGTGCGCTCCAGCTCGACGGGCTCGAACTCATCGGGATCCACAGCCACATCGGGTCGCAGATCTTCGACATGTCCGGGTTCGAGGTCGCCGCGCACCGGGTGGTCGGGCTGCTGAAGGACATCCGTGACGAGCACGGTGTCGAGCTGCCGGAGATCGACCTCGGGGGCGGGCTCGGGATCGCGTACACGAGCGACGACGACCCCCGTGAGCCGCACGAGATCGCCAAGGCGCTGACCGAGATCGTCACGCGGGAGTGCGAGGGCGCCAAGCTGCGCACCCCTCGTATCTCCGTCGAGCCCGGGCGGGCCATCGTCGGGCCGACCGCCTTCACGCTGTACGAGGTGGGCACCATCAAGCCGCTCGACGGGCTGCGCACGTACGTCTCCGTCGACGGTGGCATGTCGGACAACATCCGGACCGCGCTGTACGACGCCGAGTACAGCGTCGCCCTCGTCTCGCGCACCACCGACGCCGGGCCGATGCTCGCCCGCGTCGTCGGCAAGCACTGCGAGAGCGGCGACATCGTGGTGAAGGACGCGTTCCTGCCCTCCGACCTGGCACCGGGTGACCTCATCGCGGTGCCTGCCACGGGCGCGTACTGCCGGTCCATGGCCAGCAACTACAACCACGTGCTCAGGCCGCCCGTCGTCGCCGTGAACGACGGCGAGGCCCGTGTCATCGTCCGCCGCGAGACAGAGGAGGACCTCCTGCGCCTCGACGTCGGGTGAGTCATCCCGAGGAAGAGCGGCAGGAAGAGCGGCAGGAAGAGCGGCGGGACGGGCGGGTGGAAGATCTCCTGTCTTCCACCTCCGTACAAATGAAATCGATGTCTCACGATCCGGACATGGGATAGAAACTCCCGTCCGGTGAGTGAGACTGGTCGAACCGTAGACGGTATGAGGAAACGAGGTCGGATGATGCGTACGCGTCCGCTGAAGGTGGCGCTGCTGGGCTGTGGGGTTGTCGGCTCAGAGGTGGCGCGCATCATGACGACGCACGCCGACGACCTCGCCGCCAGGATCGGGGCACCCGTGGAACTCGCGGGTGTGGCCGTACGGCGGCCCTCCAAGGTCCGTGAGGGCATCGACCCCTCCCTCGTCACCACCGACGCCACCGCGCTGGTCAAGCGCGGCGACATCGATGTGGTGGTGGAGGTCATCGGCGGGATCGAGCCCGCCCGCTCCCTCATCACCACCGCCTTCGCGCACGGCGCCTCCGTCGTCTCCGCCAACAAGGCGCTGCTCGCCCAGGACGGCGCCGCGCTGCACGCCGCCGCCGAGGAGCACGACAAGGACCTCTACTACGAGGCCGCCGTCGCCGGCGCCATCCCGCTGATCCGCCCGCTGCGCGAGTCTCTCGCCGGCGACAAGGTCAACCGCGTGCTCGGCATCGTGAACGGCACGACCAACTTCATCCTCGACAAGATGGACAGCACGGGAGCCGGGTACCAGGAGGCGCTCGACGAGGCCACGGCGCTCGGGTACGCCGAGGCCGACCCCACCGCCGACGTCGAGGGCTTCGACGCCGCCGCCAAGGCCGCCATCCTCGCCGGCATCGCCTTCCACTCGCGGGTGCGCCTCGACGACGTCTACCGCGAGGGGATGACGGAGGTCACCGCCTCGGACTTCGCCTCGGCCAAGAACATGGGCTGCACCATCAAGCTGCTCGCCATCTGCGAGCGGGCCCAGGACGGCGGATCGGTCACCGCGCGCGTGCACCCCGCCATGATTCCGCTGAGCCACCCGCTCGCCTCCGTGCGCGGCGCGTACAACGCCGTGTTCGTGGAGTCCGACGCGTCCGGGCAGCTCATGTTCTACGGACCCGGTGCGGGCGGTGCGCCCACCGCCTCCGCCGTGCTCGGCGACCTCGTCGCCGTCTGCCGCAACCGACTCAGCGGGGCAACGGGGCCCGGCGAGTCGGCGTATGCCGCGCTGCCCGTGTCGGGCATGGGTGACGTCGTCACCCGCTACCACATCAGCCTCGACGTCGCGGACAAACCGGGTGTTCTCGCCCAGGTCGCCACCGTGTTCGCGGAGCACGGTGTGTCGATCGATACGGTTCGGCAGCAGGGCAACAACGGCGAGGCCTCCCTGGTCGTCGTCACCCACCGCGCGTCCGACGCCGCTCTGAGCGGGACCGTCGAGGCGCTGCGCAAGCTCGACACCGTGCGGGGTGTCGCCAGCATCATGCGGGTTGAAGGAGAGTAACCAGCAATGACCCACCAGTGGCGCGGAATCATCGAGGAGTACCGGGACCGGCTGCCCGTCTCCGACACCACTCCGGTCGTGACGCTCCGCGAGGGCGGCACGCCCCTCGTGCCCGCGCAGGTGCTCTCCGAGCGCACGGGCTGCGAGGTCCACCTGAAGGTGGAGGGCGCGAACCCCACCGGGTCCTTCAAGGACCGCGGCATGACCATGGCCATCACCCGGGCCAAGGAGGAGGGCGCGAAGGCCGTGATCTGCGCCTCCACCGGCAACACGTCGGCCAGCGCCGCCGCCTACGCCGTCCGCGCGGGCATGGTGTCGGCCGTTCTCGTTCCGCAGGGCAAGATCGCGCTCGGCAAGATGGGCCAGGCCCTCGTGCACGGCGCCAAGATCCTCCAGGTCGACGGCAACTTCGACGACTGCCTCACCCTCGCCCGCGCGTTGAGCGACAACTACCCCGTGGCGCTGGTGAATTCGGTCAATCCCGTGCGCATCGAAGGCCAGAAGACGGCCGCCTTCGAGATCGTCGACATGCTCGGCGACGCGCCGGACATCCACGTCCTCCCGGTCGGCAACGCGGGCAACATCACCGCGTACTGGAAGGGCTACCAGGAGTACGCCGCCGACGGCATCGCCACGCACACCCCCCGGATGTGGGGCTTCCAGGCCTCCGGCAGTGCCCCGATCGTGCGCGGCGAGATCGTCAAGGACCCGTCGACCATCGCCACCGCGATCCGCATCGGCAACCCGGCCTCCTGGCAGTACGCGCTGGACGCGCGGGACCAGTCCGGCGGCTTCATCGACGAGGTGACGGACCGTGAAATCCTGCGCGCCTACCGGCTGTTGGCCGCGCAGGAGGGCGTGTTCGTCGAGCCGGCGTCCGCCGCGTCCGTCGCCGGACTGCTGAAGGCCGCGGAGCAGGGCAAGGTCGACCCGGGCCAGCGGATCGTGTGCACGGTCACCGGCAACGGCCTGAAGGACCCCGACTGGGCCGTCGCCGGCGCCCCGCAGCCGGTCACCGTCCCGGTCGACGCGGTGACGGCGGCCGAGCGCCTCGGTCTGGCCTGACCGGGAACTCCCTCCAACGGGTGCACAGGGGGCTTACGACGCGCATCGTGCGCCTCCTGTGCGCCCTATGTCGCCACGGAAGCTTCCTTCGATAGGCTGTACTGAACCCGCCCGCCGCATATGCCTCCGCACATGGAGCATGTGGACGGTGCCGCGCCGTCATTGCGGCCTGAGGGTCCTGGTACGTCGCCGATGTCGTATCGAAAGTCTTCGACCATCACGCAGCTCAAGGAGAGTCATCGAGAGATGGCCGGTCCCGCCTTCCGCGCCGCCGCCGTAAGGGTGCGCGTCCCCGCCACCAGCGCCAACCTCGGCCCGGGCTTCGACGCCTTCGGCCTGTCGCTGGGACTCTACGACGACGTCGTGGTCCGGGTGGCCGACACCGGGCTGCACATCGACATCGCGGGTGAGGGCAGCGGCACGCTGCCGCGTGACGAGAAGCACCTCCTCGTACGGTCCCTGCGCACCGCCTTCGACCTGCTCGGCGGGCAGCCGCGCGGCCTGGAGATCGTGTGCGCCAACCGCATCCCGCACGGCCGCGGCCTGGGCTCCTCCTCGGCCGCCATCTGCGCCGGCATCGTCGCCGCGCGCGCCGTGACCATAGGCGGAGAGTCGAAGCTCGACGACACGGCCCTCCTGGAGCTCGCGACCGAGATCGAGGGCCACCCCGACAACGTGGCGGCCTGTCTGCTCGGCGGTTTCACCCTCTCCTGGATGGAGGCGGGCGCCGCGCGTGCGATCAGGATGGACGCCGCCGATTCCATCGTTCCGGTGGTTTTCGTGCCCGGAAAGCCGGTCCTGACCGAGACCGCGCGCGGCCTGCTCCCGCGAACCGTGCCGCACGTCGACGCCGCCACCAACGCGGGCCGTGCGGCCCTGCTCGTCGAGGCCCTCACCAGGCGCCC
Coding sequences:
- a CDS encoding tyrosine-type recombinase/integrase, with protein sequence MKSHDVRVWGIRKRPYKTPSYDVRWKVGDAPPFSETFRTKALADNFRAKLLRAAQKGEAFDTETGLPDSMAPVKGSLTWYDFARAYVAMKWPHAAPNSRDSLNETMTLVTTQLLGERPGRPADDVLRRALRGWAFVVQSEEEHAPPVDITNALRWVGKASLPLTTLKNPADIRSVLDSLKLTLSGAPAAAETVRRKRAVLFNALAYAVERGDLPENPVTLVKWKLPKVTKEVDRRVVVNPRQAAELLGAVSYVGGYRRARGRRLVALFACMYFGGLRPAEAVALRRPDCTLPDTGWGSLILEKSRPTVGKRWTGTGEVHDNRGLKNRPVNETRIVPIPPRLVRMLRTHIEEFGTAKDGRLFANERGGVVASTTYWRVWDEARHLALTPEQVASPLAARPYDLRHAALSSWLNAGVDPTEVAERAGNSVEVLLSRYAKCLDGRQDLANRRIAELLGEDDGQEEELGDES
- a CDS encoding response regulator produces the protein MGKTRTRWPVPTYSRVVPGASGRVLVVDDNKVIRQLIRVNLELEGFEVVTAADGAECLDVVHQVRPDVVTLDVVMPRLDGLRTAARLRTDPRTRDLPLAIVSACTSYEVETGLDVGVDAFLAKPFEPAELVRLVRELAERGRSGRGRGDGGESGLGSVLGVGETERAGRAGG
- the nrtL gene encoding ArgS-related anticodon-binding protein NrtL, with protein sequence MTPVELSRTVLCAVRRAVDEGELSVAVPRRAVVAPPGPGGCGDYATNIALQLARPAGLPPLRVAEILQRHLVRTDGVAEVVVTGPGFINISLQGAAGSAAANLTREILRAGAAYGHGDALAGQVVEVRIPYDVRAEVVADALVRIVGSQGGRVEVAHGEPVNLRPVPAPDDPALLGPDAARWALLHPAAHDRPRITADHLVQRESNPLFRVRYAHARTRALSRNAADLGFTPEPGHVEAEVEVEVETQAEARAEARAEAQAEVDACPKDDISRLLAVLADHPRVLARAAAHRTPDSLARQLVTVADAVLAVLPSVLPRGDEKPSAAHRARLALAEAAGAVLAGGLSLLGIDAPLHL
- the lysA gene encoding diaminopimelate decarboxylase → MSRSAHPAGPRHADVLPEGHYSAPPTDLNDLDPKVWAQTVSRDTGGVVTVGGIDVKRIAEEFGTPAYVLDEADFRARARAWRSAFGADADVFYAGKAFLSRAVVRWLHEEGLNLDVCSGGELATALSAGMPADRIAFHGNNKSAEEIRRAVEAGVGRIVLDSFQEIVRVAHIAKELGRRQRVQIRITVGVEAHTHEFIATAHEDQKFGIPLAGGQAAEAVRRALQLDGLELIGIHSHIGSQIFDMSGFEVAAHRVVGLLKDIRDEHGVELPEIDLGGGLGIAYTSDDDPREPHEIAKALTEIVTRECEGAKLRTPRISVEPGRAIVGPTAFTLYEVGTIKPLDGLRTYVSVDGGMSDNIRTALYDAEYSVALVSRTTDAGPMLARVVGKHCESGDIVVKDAFLPSDLAPGDLIAVPATGAYCRSMASNYNHVLRPPVVAVNDGEARVIVRRETEEDLLRLDVG
- a CDS encoding homoserine dehydrogenase, which gives rise to MMRTRPLKVALLGCGVVGSEVARIMTTHADDLAARIGAPVELAGVAVRRPSKVREGIDPSLVTTDATALVKRGDIDVVVEVIGGIEPARSLITTAFAHGASVVSANKALLAQDGAALHAAAEEHDKDLYYEAAVAGAIPLIRPLRESLAGDKVNRVLGIVNGTTNFILDKMDSTGAGYQEALDEATALGYAEADPTADVEGFDAAAKAAILAGIAFHSRVRLDDVYREGMTEVTASDFASAKNMGCTIKLLAICERAQDGGSVTARVHPAMIPLSHPLASVRGAYNAVFVESDASGQLMFYGPGAGGAPTASAVLGDLVAVCRNRLSGATGPGESAYAALPVSGMGDVVTRYHISLDVADKPGVLAQVATVFAEHGVSIDTVRQQGNNGEASLVVVTHRASDAALSGTVEALRKLDTVRGVASIMRVEGE
- the thrC gene encoding threonine synthase — protein: MTHQWRGIIEEYRDRLPVSDTTPVVTLREGGTPLVPAQVLSERTGCEVHLKVEGANPTGSFKDRGMTMAITRAKEEGAKAVICASTGNTSASAAAYAVRAGMVSAVLVPQGKIALGKMGQALVHGAKILQVDGNFDDCLTLARALSDNYPVALVNSVNPVRIEGQKTAAFEIVDMLGDAPDIHVLPVGNAGNITAYWKGYQEYAADGIATHTPRMWGFQASGSAPIVRGEIVKDPSTIATAIRIGNPASWQYALDARDQSGGFIDEVTDREILRAYRLLAAQEGVFVEPASAASVAGLLKAAEQGKVDPGQRIVCTVTGNGLKDPDWAVAGAPQPVTVPVDAVTAAERLGLA
- the thrB gene encoding homoserine kinase gives rise to the protein MAGPAFRAAAVRVRVPATSANLGPGFDAFGLSLGLYDDVVVRVADTGLHIDIAGEGSGTLPRDEKHLLVRSLRTAFDLLGGQPRGLEIVCANRIPHGRGLGSSSAAICAGIVAARAVTIGGESKLDDTALLELATEIEGHPDNVAACLLGGFTLSWMEAGAARAIRMDAADSIVPVVFVPGKPVLTETARGLLPRTVPHVDAATNAGRAALLVEALTRRPELLLPATEDRLHQEYRAPAMPESAALVERLRADGVPAVISGAGPTVLALADADSADKVAHLAGEGWAANRLELDAQGASVLPLAAASDM